From a single Okeanomitos corallinicola TIOX110 genomic region:
- a CDS encoding tetratricopeptide repeat protein: MTISFKKHSLIAIVTFLLLDIHIKPVFSISPPSLLLAQNSRQIALESLNQGLQAIQGGKIEDAIAAFRQATKLDPTLAPAHYNLGLALRQAGQLQPAADAFYQATQADPQFAPAFANLGGALLEGSNLQLAIEYLQLALKLDPQLGFAHYNLGLVKEIQRDWNGAIASFQAAIKYSPNSPESAYHLGISYLQTGKIEPAKAAFNQAITINPRYAEAYYNIGLILYKQGKFNQALDAFRKSVDAKSNYADAYYGAGLIFVQNKQYTEAIKVLEYAKNLYQKQGKTQWVSNAEKLLTQTQILDKNLNNKLNNKPH; encoded by the coding sequence ATGACTATATCATTTAAAAAACATTCTCTAATTGCAATTGTTACTTTCCTGCTACTAGATATACATATTAAACCAGTTTTTTCTATTTCTCCACCTTCTTTACTACTGGCTCAAAATTCTCGTCAAATAGCCTTAGAATCTTTAAATCAGGGTTTACAGGCTATTCAAGGGGGAAAAATAGAAGATGCGATCGCCGCTTTTCGTCAAGCTACAAAATTAGACCCCACACTAGCACCAGCCCATTATAATTTAGGTCTAGCACTGCGACAAGCGGGACAATTACAACCAGCAGCAGACGCATTTTATCAAGCAACACAAGCTGATCCACAGTTTGCACCAGCCTTTGCCAATTTAGGTGGGGCATTATTGGAAGGAAGTAATTTACAGTTAGCAATTGAGTATTTACAACTGGCATTAAAATTAGATCCGCAATTAGGTTTTGCTCATTATAATTTAGGGTTGGTAAAAGAAATACAAAGAGATTGGAATGGGGCGATCGCCTCTTTTCAAGCAGCTATCAAATATAGTCCAAATTCCCCTGAATCAGCTTATCATTTAGGAATTTCCTATCTACAAACAGGAAAAATAGAACCAGCAAAAGCAGCATTTAATCAAGCCATAACTATAAATCCTAGATATGCAGAAGCTTATTATAATATTGGGTTAATTTTGTATAAACAGGGTAAATTTAACCAAGCATTAGACGCATTCAGAAAATCAGTAGATGCTAAATCTAACTATGCAGATGCTTACTATGGAGCAGGATTAATATTTGTCCAAAATAAACAATATACAGAAGCAATTAAAGTATTAGAATATGCCAAAAATCTGTATCAAAAACAGGGTAAAACTCAATGGGTAAGCAACGCCGAAAAATTGTTAACACAGACACAAATCTTAGATAAAAATCTAAATAACAAATTAAATAACAAACCACACTGA
- a CDS encoding cyclic nucleotide-binding domain-containing protein — translation MLTSVDRLLFVRRVPIFNELRDDFVVRLASVMNELSYPTNHSIFKQGEEGRSLYIIVSGRVKVHIGDKTLAEVERGKYFGEMAVFDTQPRSASITTLESCECLELTQEQLYDAIEETPEIAVNIIRELSRIIRQLNENMSH, via the coding sequence ATGCTTACCAGTGTTGACCGTTTATTATTTGTCCGTCGTGTCCCTATTTTTAATGAATTACGAGATGATTTTGTCGTCAGACTTGCTTCCGTAATGAATGAGTTATCTTATCCGACTAATCATAGTATTTTCAAGCAAGGAGAAGAAGGGCGATCGCTCTATATTATTGTATCTGGTAGAGTAAAAGTACACATTGGAGATAAAACATTGGCGGAGGTAGAAAGAGGAAAATACTTTGGAGAAATGGCAGTATTTGATACTCAGCCCCGTTCTGCTTCTATTACTACTTTAGAATCTTGTGAATGTTTAGAACTTACCCAAGAGCAACTTTACGATGCTATTGAAGAAACCCCAGAAATAGCAGTGAATATTATTCGTGAATTATCTCGAATCATTCGCCAATTGAATGAAAATATGAGTCATTGA
- a CDS encoding CHAT domain-containing protein, producing the protein MKFKQFISIFLSVVLTLFLWESVQAQTGNQSDITNIDTQEFINPDTNTTIENRTIVNEPEFNNTFLDTTPEEGIEQFEELQAVEYSQYLGTPLFGEISSHEEIGDQLNKLAKLTGRNAAILYVTSLEDKLSLILVPPKPAEKDLLNENKNLKTKPQLFAQNNQYKVGEVVREIVVEANSSEIEKNAKEFRSQVTNSRSNTYFNSANKLYNWIIKPIEPALELNKIHTIVFCLDSGLRTLPVAALYDGEKFLIEKYSVGLIPSFSLTDTRYVPIVKSDILALGISQSTEGQEPLPSVPLEIQTVSKEIWPNRGQTLLNQESTLENLESLSRQKHFGILHLATHGDFKPGSINNSYIQLWNQKLRVDQIKNISRELGWQKDPKVEMLVLSACRTAVGSNEAELGFSGLSVQAGVKSVLGSLWYVSDQGSLALMTKFYEQLNINGLRSESLRQAQLAMLTQKVRITDKELYLSTEKAIPLPPELNNLGTINLSHPYYWSAFTMVGNWN; encoded by the coding sequence ATGAAATTTAAGCAGTTCATATCTATTTTTTTATCAGTAGTTTTAACTCTATTTCTCTGGGAATCGGTTCAAGCTCAAACAGGCAATCAATCAGATATTACTAATATTGATACCCAGGAATTTATTAATCCTGATACGAATACAACAATAGAAAATCGCACCATTGTTAATGAGCCAGAATTTAACAATACCTTTTTAGATACAACACCAGAAGAAGGGATTGAACAGTTTGAGGAATTGCAAGCAGTAGAATATAGCCAATATTTGGGAACTCCATTATTTGGAGAAATTAGTTCACATGAAGAAATTGGTGATCAGTTAAATAAATTGGCAAAGTTAACAGGAAGAAATGCGGCCATTCTCTATGTGACTTCTCTAGAAGATAAACTTAGCCTGATTTTAGTCCCTCCCAAACCAGCAGAAAAAGATTTATTGAATGAAAACAAAAACTTAAAAACAAAGCCTCAACTTTTTGCACAGAATAATCAGTATAAAGTAGGTGAAGTTGTTAGAGAAATTGTAGTAGAAGCTAATAGTAGTGAGATAGAAAAAAATGCTAAAGAATTTCGTTCTCAAGTCACTAATTCTCGAAGTAATACCTACTTTAATAGTGCGAATAAACTTTATAACTGGATTATTAAACCTATAGAACCAGCACTAGAATTAAATAAAATTCATACTATTGTATTTTGTCTAGATAGTGGTTTGCGTACTCTTCCTGTTGCTGCTTTATATGATGGAGAAAAGTTTCTGATTGAAAAATATAGTGTAGGGTTAATACCTAGTTTTAGCCTTACAGATACTCGTTATGTTCCCATAGTTAAATCGGATATTCTCGCTTTAGGAATATCTCAAAGTACAGAAGGCCAAGAACCTTTACCATCTGTACCATTAGAAATACAAACTGTTAGTAAAGAAATTTGGCCTAATCGAGGTCAAACATTATTAAATCAAGAATCTACCCTAGAAAATCTTGAATCTTTGAGTCGTCAGAAACATTTTGGGATTCTTCACTTAGCGACCCATGGTGATTTTAAACCGGGAAGTATAAATAACTCTTACATTCAACTTTGGAATCAAAAACTTCGTGTAGATCAGATCAAAAATATTTCTAGGGAACTAGGATGGCAAAAAGATCCTAAAGTAGAAATGTTAGTGTTAAGTGCTTGCAGAACTGCTGTAGGTAGTAATGAGGCAGAATTAGGATTTTCTGGTTTATCAGTGCAAGCAGGTGTAAAATCTGTTTTAGGGAGTTTATGGTATGTCAGTGATCAAGGTTCTTTAGCATTAATGACCAAATTTTACGAGCAGTTAAATATTAATGGTCTGCGGTCAGAATCTCTTAGACAAGCTCAGTTAGCAATGTTGACGCAAAAGGTACGCATAACAGATAAAGAATTATATTTATCTACGGAAAAAGCTATTCCTCTGCCTCCAGAACTGAATAACTTGGGTACAATTAACCTATCTCATCCATACTATTGGTCTGCTTTTACAATGGTAGGTAATTGGAATTAA
- a CDS encoding UPF0182 family protein produces MSLKWCFRAIFLSLGLWLFLDLASHLGAEILWFQEVSYLPTFLVRLITKCALWVGVVSVSLGYLLGNLALAERWKYPYFLKSEPARSQDTGLSKEIAAFLSPQYDKNNGKSLLEGGNKSIKLPWLLPITLCLSFLLGLMVTHYGLVATSYWQGQINQVSSPFTILFRPEIVGNLSIKIISQPQYICLAVVMMIALLIYYRFFLWAIAVVFSLGFGWMISKNWDKLLLYFHSQPFNSTEPLFSKDISFYIFSLPLWELLAFWLIGLSFYAFVSVALTYLLSGDSLSQGIYLGLSAPQKRHLFGLGGGLMLMVAFSYWLSRYELVYSPRGVSFGASFTDVMAELPTDTILCVLAVAIAFYLLSQTLFFKPKSKHHQWIISGIGIYLMLTIAGDFIIPVIVQSLIVQPNELQRETPYIKRTIALTRQAFDLQAIEAKTFNPKGKLTQADIEANDLTIRNIRLWDQKPLLKTNRQLQQIRPYYRFPDADIDRYIINTEPKQKTNLTTEKRQVLIAARELDYNAVPEQAKTWVNRNFVYTHGYGFTMSPVNTVAPGGLPEYFVKDISGNGSALTTSSAEIRASIPIGEPRIYYGEIANTHVMTGTKVKELDYPSGSDNVYTTYDGKGGIRIGSLWRRWLFSTYLKDWRMIFTRDFLPQTKILFRRNIQERIREIAPFLKFDSEPYLVTADTHPNPGQEKFPDNKNYLYWIVDAYTISDRYPYSDQNNEGINYIRNSVKVVIDAYNGTVKFYVAEPKDPLINAWSQIFPEMFQPLAQMPANLRSHIRYPVDFFKIQAERLMIYHITNPQVFYNREDQWQIPNEIYGTESRELEPYYLITSLPDVDFEEFILLLPYTPKQRTNLTAWLAARSDGENYGKLLLYNFPKERLIYGPEQIEARINQDPVISQQISLWNRQGSRAIQGNLLIVPIKQSLLYVEPIYLEATQNSLPTLVRVVVAYENRIVMAQTLEQALEGIFKPEVTPAPAIIRPVEEEEIPPI; encoded by the coding sequence ATGTCTTTGAAATGGTGCTTTAGAGCTATTTTCCTATCCTTGGGTTTATGGTTATTCTTGGATCTAGCTTCTCATCTAGGTGCGGAAATTCTTTGGTTTCAAGAAGTAAGTTATTTGCCAACATTTCTGGTGCGTTTAATAACCAAATGTGCTTTGTGGGTAGGTGTTGTTAGTGTCAGTTTAGGCTATTTATTGGGTAATTTAGCTTTAGCAGAACGTTGGAAATATCCCTATTTTTTGAAAAGTGAACCAGCTAGATCCCAGGATACAGGACTGAGTAAAGAAATAGCGGCTTTTTTGAGTCCTCAGTATGACAAAAATAACGGTAAATCTTTACTTGAAGGTGGTAATAAAAGCATTAAATTACCATGGTTATTACCTATAACTCTATGTTTAAGTTTTTTATTAGGATTGATGGTAACTCATTATGGATTAGTTGCTACCAGTTATTGGCAAGGACAAATTAATCAGGTTAGTTCACCATTTACAATTTTATTTAGACCTGAGATAGTTGGGAATTTAAGTATTAAGATCATTTCCCAACCACAATATATTTGTTTAGCTGTGGTGATGATGATCGCACTGTTGATATATTATCGGTTTTTTCTGTGGGCGATCGCTGTTGTTTTTAGTCTCGGTTTTGGGTGGATGATATCTAAAAATTGGGACAAGTTATTATTATATTTTCACTCTCAACCTTTCAATAGTACAGAACCTTTATTTAGTAAAGATATCAGTTTTTATATTTTTTCTCTTCCGCTGTGGGAATTATTAGCTTTTTGGCTGATAGGTTTAAGTTTTTATGCTTTTGTTTCCGTTGCACTGACCTATCTTTTATCGGGAGATAGCCTCAGCCAAGGGATTTATCTTGGGCTTTCTGCACCACAGAAACGTCATTTATTCGGGTTAGGTGGCGGCTTAATGTTAATGGTAGCTTTTAGTTACTGGCTAAGTCGTTATGAACTGGTTTATTCTCCCCGTGGTGTGAGTTTTGGAGCTAGTTTTACCGATGTCATGGCAGAATTACCAACTGATACAATTTTATGTGTTTTAGCTGTAGCGATCGCCTTTTATTTATTATCGCAAACTTTATTTTTTAAACCCAAATCTAAACATCATCAATGGATAATCTCTGGTATTGGTATCTATCTGATGTTAACCATTGCTGGTGATTTTATTATTCCTGTTATTGTCCAATCTTTAATAGTTCAACCCAATGAATTACAAAGAGAAACACCTTATATAAAAAGAACTATTGCCCTCACTCGACAAGCATTTGATTTACAAGCAATTGAGGCTAAAACCTTTAACCCCAAAGGAAAATTAACACAAGCAGATATTGAAGCTAATGATTTGACAATTCGGAATATTCGCCTCTGGGATCAAAAACCTCTCTTAAAAACTAACCGTCAATTACAACAAATTCGTCCTTATTATCGCTTTCCTGATGCAGACATTGATCGCTATATTATTAATACCGAACCCAAGCAAAAAACTAACCTAACCACAGAAAAAAGACAAGTATTAATTGCCGCCAGAGAATTAGATTATAATGCCGTACCTGAACAAGCGAAAACATGGGTAAACCGCAATTTTGTTTATACCCACGGTTATGGTTTTACCATGAGTCCTGTAAATACAGTTGCTCCTGGTGGTTTACCTGAATATTTTGTCAAAGATATTAGTGGTAATGGTAGTGCTTTAACTACTTCTAGTGCAGAAATTAGGGCAAGTATTCCTATTGGTGAACCACGCATTTATTATGGAGAAATTGCCAATACTCATGTGATGACTGGAACAAAAGTTAAAGAATTAGATTATCCCAGTGGTAGCGATAATGTGTATACAACTTATGATGGAAAAGGGGGAATTAGAATCGGTTCATTGTGGCGAAGATGGCTATTTTCCACGTATTTAAAAGATTGGCGGATGATATTTACCAGGGATTTCTTACCACAAACAAAAATATTATTTCGACGCAATATTCAAGAAAGAATTAGAGAGATTGCTCCTTTTTTGAAATTTGATAGTGAACCTTATTTGGTCACCGCTGATACTCACCCTAATCCTGGACAGGAAAAATTTCCCGACAATAAAAATTATTTGTATTGGATAGTAGATGCTTATACAATTAGCGATCGCTATCCTTACTCAGATCAAAATAATGAAGGCATAAATTACATTCGTAACTCCGTTAAAGTTGTTATTGATGCTTATAACGGCACAGTTAAATTTTATGTAGCAGAACCCAAAGATCCCTTAATTAATGCCTGGTCACAAATCTTCCCGGAAATGTTTCAACCCCTGGCACAAATGCCAGCAAATTTGCGTAGTCATATCCGCTATCCAGTAGACTTTTTCAAAATCCAAGCAGAACGGTTAATGATTTACCATATTACCAACCCACAGGTATTTTATAACCGAGAAGATCAATGGCAAATTCCCAACGAAATCTATGGCACAGAATCCCGTGAACTTGAACCTTATTATTTAATCACCAGTCTTCCTGATGTTGATTTTGAAGAATTTATCTTATTACTACCCTACACACCCAAACAAAGAACAAACCTAACCGCCTGGTTAGCAGCACGTTCCGATGGGGAGAACTACGGTAAATTATTATTATATAACTTTCCTAAAGAAAGATTGATTTATGGGCCTGAACAAATCGAAGCTAGAATTAATCAAGATCCAGTAATTTCCCAACAAATATCCTTATGGAATCGTCAAGGTTCAAGAGCAATTCAAGGTAATTTGTTAATTGTTCCCATTAAACAATCTTTGTTATATGTTGAACCAATTTATTTAGAAGCAACACAAAATAGTTTACCAACTTTAGTTAGAGTTGTAGTAGCCTATGAAAATCGCATTGTGATGGCACAAACTTTAGAACAAGCATTAGAGGGAATATTTAAACCAGAAGTCACACCAGCACCGGCTATTATTCGTCCAGTGGAAGAAGAGGAAATCCCACCAATTTAG